Part of the Lujinxingia vulgaris genome is shown below.
TTTTGCTCACCACGACGCACCACCGCCGGGCCCATGACCTGATGCTGCTCCGAGAGGATGCCCGGATCGACGCTGAGCGCCCCCAGCGCAACCGTCTCAAGCGCGGCCGCCGGCGTGGGCTCGGCACTCTCCGAGACCACCGAAACTTCAGCCGCAGGCACCCCGCCGGCCAGCCCGAAATAGCTCCAGCGCTCCTCCTGCGCGGTCGTCCCCTCCGCCGCATCGCAGGCCACCACCTCGCCAACACAGCTCAGCTCGCCGTCGACCATCCCGAGCTCGCAGCAGCTGCGCCCGCGCTGGTCCTCGTCCTCCACATCACACGCGCAGGAGCTCTCCAGCACATGCGCCCCCTGCCAGCGCGCCATCTCCACAAAGTAGGGGTCGATCACCGCCGGAAGCGCCGGCAGAGGCCCCATCACACCGGCCGCCCCCGGATCGCGACGCGCCAGGTTCCACACATGCCCCAGCACCCGCTCGGCGTAGTCGGGCATCGCCTCACTGCCCTGGCCACTCCAATAATACGCCGGCGTCGACTCCCCCAGAGCAGCGGTGCGCTCATCCACTTCCACCGGCTCCCCGGCCTGACCGCACCCGACCGCCACCACCGCAAGCCCTACGCCCCACCACGCCCTCATCGCGCGTCCTACACCCCGGGTCTTCTTCGCCACCATCTTCGCCTCGATTGCGTTTGCCACGTCAGTCTCACTCTATGCGCGCCTGCAACTCACCGCCTCAGCGGACTGCCAGGGGTACCCCCAATTCTTCAAGCTGCGCCTGCGCCTGGGCCGCCCATCCCCGATTTGCCGCCGGGCTGGCCGGGCTCGGATGCAACACTCGCCCGATCGTGCCTTTGAAGTCACTCTTCTTGAGCGCGCGCTGAACGCTCTTCTCCGCAAACGCCCCCACACCGATGACCCACTGCGGCTCAAAATACGCCACAAGATCGCGCAACGCCCGATCACAGGGCGGCAACACCTGGGCCTTCTCACCCTTACGAAGTTGAGGCGGGGTGCGGTTTTTTCCGTCTTCGTCGAGGATCAACAGCGGGCAATAATTATGCACAAAGAAGGCCTCAAAGAAGCGCTCCGCCGTGCCGAACTGCTCCTGCGCCCAGCCCCAGAGCCTGGAGCCGCTGACCTCGCTCCGCGGACACTCAAACCCGTCGACCGGCCGCTTCGGATGCACATCGGCC
Proteins encoded:
- a CDS encoding uracil-DNA glycosylase family protein, which translates into the protein MNPIAISERLVEELKGVEFEPPISHAYQPLEYAWESHKLYLERYGQKRPRPVMLVGMNPGPWGMAQNGVPFGTIEMVRDWMGVEAPVGQPADVHPKRPVDGFECPRSEVSGSRLWGWAQEQFGTAERFFEAFFVHNYCPLLILDEDGKNRTPPQLRKGEKAQVLPPCDRALRDLVAYFEPQWVIGVGAFAEKSVQRALKKSDFKGTIGRVLHPSPASPAANRGWAAQAQAQLEELGVPLAVR